The stretch of DNA GCCGAGGAATGGCCCAAGCGAACAAACATGTTCTCTTAGCCGCCTTATGCTATAACCTGAAGAAATACCTGAAATTTACGCCTAAAAAGTCCAAATTACTAGCCCAAATCTGTGCCTTACCAAAGGTACAGCATGCTATTTTTAAAATAGGTGAATTAGACTTTAAAATCCGCTTTTTAGAACCACTTTATTTTTAATTATTTTGAATATATTCCAAAAATAAACCTCGTTTAAAAAGGCTTAAACGAGGTCATATATGATTTTATTTTGTTGAGTTTTGAGTTGTGCAACGGTTACCTATGTTATATTATCTAATATACATTATTTCATTTCGAACAATGGAATAAATATTTAATATTTAGAATATAATTTACAAAAAAGACCAATCTGTAACGATTGGTCTTTTTAATTTATTTTATATCTACTCCACCACTAAAAGATTCTAACATCTTTTTTCGAGATTCGTCTTGTAATTTTTTAAATTCCTCTTGTGATATTTCTGGCGAAGTAAAGGGTTTAATTTTAGTGAACTTTTTAGGATTTTTATTGATCTTTTCTGCCGTAAAATTCATAATTAATCCCATTTTACCGCCCATTTCAGACGCTGATTTTAAAACTAACCCAGGAAGTCCATTAATCTGATTAGGTCCAGCGTTAATTGGTAAATCTGGTGCATACCATGCTGCAACTTTATTTCCGTTTATTTCTCCAACTGCTTTAATTACTTTATATCCCAAAATTGTATCTTCAATATCCGTTATTTTCCAATTATAGTTTTTATAAGGTGTTACTACGGTATATTTTTTTCCATCTAATACGACTTCTTGCTTAAATTTTTGTTCAGTAATGGTAGATGTCGTATTTTTAAACTCTCCTCCTACATGAATAGAAAAACCACCGCCTCCTGCACCTTGGTTATTGTTCACCGATTCGATTTTATCGTAATTTAAAAGATTTTGATTAACCTCTAATTGATAAAAGATCTTCGGCATTTCCATAGAACCGATATTTATACCTTTTTGTGCTAATTCGGCATTAAATTGCTTTTGCTTCTCTTCGTCATATTCATTAACTTGACGATATTCCACAATAATTTTATCTTGTGCATTAAGTAAAGCTGTAGCTGAAAATAGAGCTGTGAATAATAATTTCTTCATTTTTAATGTATTAATTTTTTATGAAGATAATATTATTATTTTATTCTACAAATATAGAACTAAATTAATTTGTAATATTTTAACGCCTTCCAAATCCCATCATCATCTGCCGAAGTTGTCACATAATCTGCGATTTCTTTTACGTCATCTTTGGCATTTCCCATGGCCATACCAATTGTACACCCTTGCAACATTGGAACATCGTTTCCACCATCGCCAAAAGCCATGGTTTTGGATAAATCCAAATGGTATCGTTGGGACATACGTTGGATACCTTTCATTTTATTGATTCCTTTTGGATTTACATCGGCGAAATAGGGCATCCAACGAGAGGATTCACTGTTTTTAAAAACTTCTTGCATCAATAATTTTTCTTGTTCTTCATTGACAAAAATATTCATCTGCATCACTTGATTGAATGTCACCGTTTCAAAATCGATCAATTCAGGTACATTCATTCCAAAATATTCAAAAGCTTTTTCCACATATTCGTTGATGCGATTGATGGCAAACCCTTTTTCTGTCATTAAGGAAAAAGCGATTGGTTGAATCGAGTCGTATTCTATCATCGCTTGTATATCACGTTCCGCAATATATTCGACATAAAATGAATTTAATTCAGCATCCGAACACATGGCACCATTATTATTAATGAATCCATCAAATCCAAAAGATAAAACATCTCTTGGCATATCGATTCGATTTCTCCCTGTCGCAATGAATACTTTATAGTGGTTTTGCTTCAAAATATATAAAGCTTCTTTTGTGGAATCACTTATCGTATGATTTTCGAACCCTTGTAATGTTCCGTCAAAATCAAAAAAAATACTTTCAATAGGCATAAAAAAATCGTGAGGTATAGTTCTACCTCACGAAGTAATGAATTAATAAATTATAATTAAAAAGAAATGAAATAATTTTAAGTTAAATTAATGCTTTCTTTACGACTTCTAACGCTTGATTTACTTCAGAAAAAGAAACATTAAGGTGAGGACGGAAACGTACAGAAGTTTCTCCACACGGTAAGAGAATTAACTTTTGTTCGAAGCACTTCGTAATAAAATCTGTACGAGATTGGTCGTTATCAAAATCAAAAGCGATAAACAAACCTTTGCCTCTGATATTTTTTATTTTGTTGGTGTGTTTTTCAATGTCATTTAATCGATCAAGGATATACGCTCCTTTTTCAGCGGCATTTTCTACTAATTTTTCTTGTTCAATAACCTCTAAAATTAGTTTGAAACGCAGCATATCGATGTAATTTCCACCAAAAGTAGAGTTGATACGACTAGATTCTTTAAAAACATTGTTCGGTACGATATCTAACTTTTCTTTGTTCGCTAAGATTCCACATACTTGTGTTTTCTTTCCGAAAGAAATTATGTCTGGAATCACATCATAATGTTGAAAAGCCCACATTTTTCCTGTCATTCCCATACCTGTTTGCACCTCATCAAAAATTAATAAGATTTCTTCTTGATCACAAATGTCACGTAACATTTGTAAAAATTCAGGACGGAAATAATTATCACCACCTTCTCCTTGTATCGTTTCGATGATAATACAAGCGACTTTATTTTGGCGTTCCGTTAAAGCAGCCTTGATTTGATCAATAGCAATTTGTTCTGTTTGTTTTGTTTGCGCGATGTTTTCGTCTGTTTCTGGGAAATTGATCTTTGGGTTCTCGATACGAGGCCTATCAAATTTTGGAAAGTATTCGTATTTACGTGGATCCTTTGTATTGGTTAAAGATAATGTATATCCTGAACGTCCGTGAAATGCTTGTTTGAAGTGAATAACATCACTTGCTTCAGTTTCAATCCCTTTTGATAAATTTAATTTAGTTTTCCAGTCAAAAGCTGCTTTCAATGCATTTTCTACCGCTAAGGCACCTCCTGAAATGAAGAAACAATATTGTAATTCCTTCGGCATTGCCACGCGTGAAAAGGTTTCTACAAACTCGGCATAATCTTTTGTATAGATATCGGACATTGCCGGTTTATTGATGGCATTTTTGCCTAAAAATTCCAAATGCTTTACAATATGAGGGTGATTGTATCCAATTGCTGTAGAGGCAAACATTGAGAACATATCCAAATATTCATCCCCTTTATCATCAACAAGGTACGATCCATGTGATTTTTCAATATCCATAACTATTGGATAACCATCGGCAAGGATATGTTGACCTAATCTTTCGTGAACTGTCATAGTCGTTGTGGTTGTATTCATTGTGTGTTAATTATTTTAGAAGTTAAATTGAATGCCTTGTGCCAAAGGTAATTCTGTCGAATAGTTAATGGTATTGGTTTGACGACGCATGTATATTTTCCAAGCATCAGACCCGGATTCGCGACCTCCACCCGTTTCTTTTTCTCCACCGAATGCTCCACCGATTTCTGCTCCAGAAGTACCGATATTAACATTGGCAATTCCACAATCTGATCCTTGGTGGGATAAGAATAATTCGGCTTCACGTAAATTTGTGGTCATGATGGCTGAAGAAAGCCCTTGTTTTACGCCATTTTGAATTTCAATGGCATTTAAGACATCACCTGAATATTTAATTAAATATAATATTGGAGCGAACGTTTCCGTTTGTACAATTTCTAAATCATTCGTAACCTCTGCAATCACCGGTTTTACATAGCATCCACTTGCATATTCTTCGGTTTCTAAAACACCACCTTCCACAATGATATTGCCCCCCTGATCTTTAATTTTTTCTAAAGCCATTAAATAATTTCTTACAGCATCTTGATCGATTAGTGGTCCGATATGATTTGATGCGTCTAATGGATTTCCAATTTTTAATTGTCCATACGCATTTACTAAACCTTCTTTCACTTGATCATAAACTGATTCGTGAACAATTAATCGACGAGTTGTTGTACAACGTTGACCAGCAGTACCGACAGCTCCAAAAACAGCACCTGTTAAAGTAATTTTCAAATCTGCATCTGGTGTAACGATAATGGCGTTGTTTCCTCCTAATTCTAATAAAGTTTTTCCTAATCGACGGGCTACAACTTCGTTGACTTCACGTCCCATTCGCGTAGAACCTGTCGCAGAAATTAACGGAACTCTTTCGTCTTCTGCTAACCATTCCCCTACCTCTCTTCCGCCTGATACTACATTTGAAATTCCTTCCGGTAAATTATTTGCTTTTAAAACTTCTGCTAAAATATTTTGACAAGCAATAGCACATAAAGGTGTTTTTTCACTTGGTTTCCACACCATTACATCTCCACATACCAATGCTAAGCAAGTATTCCATGACCAAACGGCTACGGGGAAATTAAACGCAGTAATTACACCTACAATTCCAAGTGGATGATATTGTTCGTACATGCGGTGTGAAGGACGCTCTGAATGAATGGTTAAACCATATAATTGACGTGATAATCCTACAGCAAAATCACAGATATCGATCATTTCTTGTACTTCACCATATCCTTCCTGTAAGGATTTTCCCATCTCGTAAGAAACTAATTTTCCTAAGTCTTCTTTATATTGACGTAATTTCTCTCCCAATTGTCTTACAATTTCTCCACGTTTAGGAGCTGGAATTAAACGCCATTCTTTAAATGCTTGTTCAGCTTTTGTAATTACTTTTTCATACTCTTCACGAGTCGTAGAAGAAACTTCCCCGATTACTTTTCCATCGACTGGCGAATATGAAGTGATATATTCCCCGTTTCCAAACCATTCTTGGCCTGTTGATGTTCCTAAATTTTTATCTAATAATCCAAGGGTCTTTTTCTCGTTTACTAACATATTTTCAATTAATTTGTGGTTTGAAATGTTCGACAATTTAATTAAAAGTTAGAAAAAATAAAATATTTTATAAATTTTATTCAGAAAACTTTTAGTTTTTCTGAATATTATTTAGTTTTATACAAATATCACTGCATAAAATGAATAACACAACTGATTACTTTAAAATAGACGATCTATTATCTGAAGAGCATTTAATCATTCGTCAATCGGTACGAGATTTTGTAGACAAAGAAATTAAACCTATTATCGATGAGTGTGCGCACGAACATAAAGATGTTCCCGATTTAATGAAAAAACTAGGTGCGATTGGCGCACTTGGACCATATATCCCAGAAGAATATGGAGGAGCAGGCCTTGATCAAATGTCTTATGGTATCATCATGCAAGAATTGGAACGAGGAGATTCTGCAGTTCGTTCTGCTGCTTCGGTACAATCTTCT from Faecalibacter sp. LW9 encodes:
- a CDS encoding transposase; protein product: MRRSATVEPVLGTLINHHNMKRINSRGMAQANKHVLLAALCYNLKKYLKFTPKKSKLLAQICALPKVQHAIFKIGELDFKIRFLEPLYF
- a CDS encoding GLPGLI family protein, yielding MKKLLFTALFSATALLNAQDKIIVEYRQVNEYDEEKQKQFNAELAQKGINIGSMEMPKIFYQLEVNQNLLNYDKIESVNNNQGAGGGGFSIHVGGEFKNTTSTITEQKFKQEVVLDGKKYTVVTPYKNYNWKITDIEDTILGYKVIKAVGEINGNKVAAWYAPDLPINAGPNQINGLPGLVLKSASEMGGKMGLIMNFTAEKINKNPKKFTKIKPFTSPEISQEEFKKLQDESRKKMLESFSGGVDIK
- a CDS encoding Cof-type HAD-IIB family hydrolase, translating into MPIESIFFDFDGTLQGFENHTISDSTKEALYILKQNHYKVFIATGRNRIDMPRDVLSFGFDGFINNNGAMCSDAELNSFYVEYIAERDIQAMIEYDSIQPIAFSLMTEKGFAINRINEYVEKAFEYFGMNVPELIDFETVTFNQVMQMNIFVNEEQEKLLMQEVFKNSESSRWMPYFADVNPKGINKMKGIQRMSQRYHLDLSKTMAFGDGGNDVPMLQGCTIGMAMGNAKDDVKEIADYVTTSADDDGIWKALKYYKLI
- the lat gene encoding L-lysine 6-transaminase produces the protein MNTTTTTMTVHERLGQHILADGYPIVMDIEKSHGSYLVDDKGDEYLDMFSMFASTAIGYNHPHIVKHLEFLGKNAINKPAMSDIYTKDYAEFVETFSRVAMPKELQYCFFISGGALAVENALKAAFDWKTKLNLSKGIETEASDVIHFKQAFHGRSGYTLSLTNTKDPRKYEYFPKFDRPRIENPKINFPETDENIAQTKQTEQIAIDQIKAALTERQNKVACIIIETIQGEGGDNYFRPEFLQMLRDICDQEEILLIFDEVQTGMGMTGKMWAFQHYDVIPDIISFGKKTQVCGILANKEKLDIVPNNVFKESSRINSTFGGNYIDMLRFKLILEVIEQEKLVENAAEKGAYILDRLNDIEKHTNKIKNIRGKGLFIAFDFDNDQSRTDFITKCFEQKLILLPCGETSVRFRPHLNVSFSEVNQALEVVKKALI
- a CDS encoding aldehyde dehydrogenase family protein — protein: MLVNEKKTLGLLDKNLGTSTGQEWFGNGEYITSYSPVDGKVIGEVSSTTREEYEKVITKAEQAFKEWRLIPAPKRGEIVRQLGEKLRQYKEDLGKLVSYEMGKSLQEGYGEVQEMIDICDFAVGLSRQLYGLTIHSERPSHRMYEQYHPLGIVGVITAFNFPVAVWSWNTCLALVCGDVMVWKPSEKTPLCAIACQNILAEVLKANNLPEGISNVVSGGREVGEWLAEDERVPLISATGSTRMGREVNEVVARRLGKTLLELGGNNAIIVTPDADLKITLTGAVFGAVGTAGQRCTTTRRLIVHESVYDQVKEGLVNAYGQLKIGNPLDASNHIGPLIDQDAVRNYLMALEKIKDQGGNIIVEGGVLETEEYASGCYVKPVIAEVTNDLEIVQTETFAPILYLIKYSGDVLNAIEIQNGVKQGLSSAIMTTNLREAELFLSHQGSDCGIANVNIGTSGAEIGGAFGGEKETGGGRESGSDAWKIYMRRQTNTINYSTELPLAQGIQFNF